In Streptomyces sclerotialus, one genomic interval encodes:
- the secD gene encoding protein translocase subunit SecD, with protein MNRASRLRALLALAVLALSLYLTFTQSPRLGLDLRGGTQIVLETRDSPTAEADREATERTLEVLRRRVDGLGVSEPNLARSGEHRIVVELPGVQDPREAAEVLGRTAQLTFHPVRGTEPAGSRQPGPKDDRSLRDETGQPLRIGPAALTGEQVDGAEAGFDAERGSGWYVTVDLRGTGEQKWAKLTGDAACKPMGDPARRAAIVLDDKVISSPQVNESVACGTGITGGSTQITGNFTQQEAQDLALLIKGGALPVPVELVEQRTVGPTLGADAIEASAEAAVIGITLTALFIIVVYRLLGALAAIALACYALISYAALLALGATLTLPGLAGFVLAIGMAVDANVLVFERAREEYAMTGRKRKRRGGPDDAARPSIRTALTAGFRNAFSAVADSNITTLLAAGLLFFFASGPVRGFGVTLSIGVLASMISALVVTRVLAEYAVGRDLVKAAPRITGLAKEGRVRTWLTRRAPDLMRHRRRWLAGSALVLVLAGSGIGLRGLDFGVEFTGGRMVEYSTATEVGPGAARKALAEAGFPRAVVNSSGEGDLTVRTEKLTAAQESEVRETVAGLGGKTEKVRDELIGPSLGDELRRNALIALGVALLAQLGYLAVRFRWTFGASAVAAMAHDVLILVGVFAWLGKPVDGVFLAALLTVIGYSVNDSVVVFDRVRELWGANRRARFDRIANSAILQTLPRTVNTGIGAVLILAALAVLGGDTLTDFAVALLIGIGVGTYSSLFTAMPLAISLEARNSAPPPRPVTRRKTQPLTGPRGRAGAGRVDDTGAVV; from the coding sequence ATGAACCGCGCTTCGAGGCTGCGCGCGCTGCTCGCGCTCGCCGTCCTCGCCCTCTCGCTGTACCTCACCTTCACCCAGTCGCCACGCCTCGGACTCGACCTGCGCGGCGGCACCCAGATCGTCCTGGAGACCCGGGACTCGCCCACCGCCGAGGCCGACCGCGAGGCCACCGAACGCACCCTGGAAGTCCTCCGCCGCCGCGTCGACGGCCTCGGCGTCTCCGAACCGAACCTCGCCCGCTCCGGCGAGCACCGCATCGTCGTCGAACTCCCCGGCGTCCAGGACCCGCGCGAGGCCGCCGAGGTGCTCGGCCGCACCGCACAGCTCACCTTCCACCCCGTACGCGGCACCGAACCGGCCGGCTCCCGGCAGCCGGGGCCCAAGGACGACCGCAGCCTGCGCGACGAGACCGGACAGCCGCTGCGGATCGGCCCCGCCGCGCTGACCGGCGAACAGGTCGACGGCGCCGAGGCCGGCTTCGACGCCGAGCGCGGCAGCGGCTGGTACGTCACGGTCGACCTGCGCGGCACCGGTGAGCAGAAATGGGCGAAGCTCACCGGCGACGCCGCCTGCAAGCCGATGGGCGACCCCGCCCGCCGCGCCGCCATCGTCCTGGACGACAAGGTCATCTCCTCCCCGCAGGTGAACGAGTCGGTGGCCTGCGGCACCGGCATCACCGGCGGCTCCACCCAGATCACCGGCAACTTCACCCAGCAGGAGGCCCAGGACCTCGCGCTGCTCATCAAGGGCGGCGCACTGCCCGTCCCCGTCGAACTGGTCGAGCAGCGGACCGTCGGGCCGACGCTGGGCGCGGACGCCATCGAGGCCAGCGCCGAGGCCGCGGTCATCGGCATCACCCTCACCGCGCTCTTCATCATCGTCGTCTACCGGCTGCTCGGCGCCCTCGCCGCGATCGCCCTGGCCTGCTACGCGCTGATCTCCTACGCCGCGCTGCTGGCGCTCGGTGCCACGCTCACCCTCCCGGGCCTGGCCGGCTTCGTCCTGGCCATCGGGATGGCGGTGGACGCCAACGTCCTCGTGTTCGAGCGGGCCAGGGAGGAGTACGCGATGACCGGGCGCAAGCGGAAACGGCGCGGCGGCCCGGACGACGCCGCGCGGCCGAGCATCCGTACCGCCCTCACCGCCGGCTTCCGCAATGCCTTCAGCGCCGTCGCGGACTCCAACATCACCACCCTGCTCGCCGCCGGACTGCTGTTCTTCTTCGCCTCCGGGCCGGTGCGCGGCTTCGGCGTCACCCTCTCCATCGGCGTCCTCGCCTCGATGATCAGCGCACTCGTCGTCACCCGCGTCCTCGCCGAATACGCCGTCGGCCGGGACCTGGTCAAGGCCGCGCCGCGGATCACCGGGCTGGCCAAGGAAGGCCGGGTCCGCACCTGGCTCACCCGCCGCGCCCCCGACCTGATGCGCCACCGCCGCCGCTGGCTGGCCGGTTCCGCGCTCGTCCTCGTCCTGGCCGGCAGCGGCATCGGCCTGCGCGGCCTCGACTTCGGCGTGGAGTTCACCGGCGGCCGGATGGTCGAGTACAGCACCGCCACCGAGGTGGGCCCCGGCGCGGCGCGCAAGGCGCTCGCCGAGGCCGGCTTCCCGCGTGCCGTGGTCAACTCCTCGGGCGAGGGCGACCTCACCGTACGCACCGAGAAGCTGACCGCGGCGCAGGAGAGCGAGGTCCGGGAGACCGTCGCCGGGCTGGGCGGGAAGACCGAGAAGGTACGGGACGAGCTGATCGGCCCGAGCCTGGGCGACGAACTGCGCCGCAACGCGCTCATCGCCCTCGGCGTGGCGCTGCTCGCCCAGCTCGGCTACCTCGCGGTCCGCTTCCGCTGGACCTTCGGCGCCTCGGCGGTCGCCGCGATGGCCCACGACGTGCTGATCCTGGTCGGCGTCTTCGCCTGGCTCGGCAAGCCTGTCGACGGGGTCTTCCTGGCGGCGCTGCTCACCGTCATCGGGTACTCCGTCAACGACTCCGTCGTGGTCTTCGACCGGGTGCGCGAGCTGTGGGGCGCGAACCGCAGGGCCCGGTTCGACCGGATCGCCAACTCCGCGATCCTGCAGACCCTGCCGCGCACCGTGAACACCGGCATCGGCGCCGTCCTCATCCTGGCGGCACTGGCGGTCCTGGGCGGTGACACGCTCACCGACTTCGCGGTGGCGCTGCTGATCGGCATCGGCGTCGGCACGTACTCGTCGCTGTTCACCGCGATGCCGCTGGCCATCTCGCTGGAGGCCCGCAACTCGGCGCCGCCGCCCCGGCCCGTCACGCGCCGCAAAACCCAGCCCCTGACCGGGCCACGCGGCAGGGCGGGAGCGGGCCGCGTGGACGACACGGGCGCGGTGGTCTGA
- a CDS encoding pyridoxamine 5'-phosphate oxidase family protein — protein sequence MGKVHERIDGRLRAFIEAQKIFFTATAPLSGDGTVNLSPKGLSGSFAVLDERTVAYLDFAGSNAETIAHLRENGRITLMWCAFEGPPNIVRVHGRGEPVFRDDPRWGDLLAHFPGVDGAAHGLRAIIVVTAELIRDTCGYGVPFMTYDEDRPLHASRFARETDESLDAYFRKKEHIAQSIDGLPGLPLPLPPLPAS from the coding sequence ATGGGAAAGGTTCACGAACGTATCGACGGCAGGCTGCGCGCGTTCATAGAGGCGCAGAAGATCTTCTTCACCGCTACCGCACCGCTGTCCGGGGACGGCACGGTCAACCTCTCGCCCAAGGGGCTGAGCGGGTCCTTCGCGGTGCTCGACGAACGCACCGTGGCGTACCTCGACTTCGCGGGCAGCAACGCGGAGACCATCGCGCACCTGCGGGAGAACGGCCGCATCACGCTGATGTGGTGCGCCTTCGAGGGGCCGCCGAACATCGTCCGCGTGCACGGCCGGGGTGAGCCGGTCTTCCGCGACGATCCTCGGTGGGGTGACCTGCTCGCGCACTTCCCCGGCGTCGACGGGGCGGCGCACGGCCTGCGCGCGATCATCGTGGTCACCGCCGAGCTGATCCGGGACACCTGCGGCTACGGCGTGCCGTTCATGACGTACGACGAGGACCGTCCGCTGCACGCCTCGCGCTTCGCGCGGGAGACGGACGAGAGCCTCGACGCGTACTTCCGCAAGAAGGAGCACATCGCGCAGAGCATCGACGGGCTGCCGGGCCTGCCCCTGCCGCTGCCGCCGCTGCCTGCCTCCTGA
- a CDS encoding arginine repressor, with protein sequence MTEAQDNDSLHGPAVPQTRTARHRRIVDILNRDPVRSQSQLAKLLADDGLSVTQATLSRDLDELGAVKIRNTNGELIYAVPSEGGFRTPKAPLGESAKEERMRRLSGELLISAEASANLVVLRTPPGAAQFLASAIDQAELHVILGTIAGDDTLLLISRDPDGGQALADHLLRLAQKSG encoded by the coding sequence ATGACCGAGGCGCAGGACAACGATTCGCTGCACGGCCCTGCCGTACCGCAGACACGGACCGCCCGGCACCGCCGGATCGTGGACATCCTCAACCGCGATCCGGTCAGGTCGCAGAGCCAGCTGGCCAAGCTGCTGGCCGACGACGGGCTGAGCGTCACCCAGGCGACGCTCTCCCGCGACCTGGACGAGCTGGGCGCGGTGAAGATCCGCAACACCAACGGTGAGCTGATCTACGCGGTGCCCAGCGAGGGCGGCTTCCGCACGCCGAAGGCGCCGCTGGGCGAGTCGGCCAAGGAGGAGCGGATGCGCCGCCTCTCCGGCGAGCTGCTGATCTCCGCCGAGGCGTCGGCGAACCTGGTGGTGCTGCGTACCCCGCCGGGTGCGGCGCAGTTCCTCGCCTCGGCCATCGACCAGGCCGAGCTGCACGTCATCCTCGGCACCATCGCGGGGGACGACACCCTGCTGCTGATCAGCCGTGACCCGGACGGCGGCCAGGCGCTCGCCGATCATCTGCTGCGGCTGGCGCAGAAGTCCGGCTGA
- a CDS encoding acetylornithine transaminase yields the protein MTAGVTNTDLTRRWQGAMMDNFGTPRVPLVRGEGTRVWDADGAEYLDFLGGIAVNALGHAHPAVVRAVSDQVATLGHVSNFFVAEPTVALAERLLSIAGGRPGRVYFSNSGAEANEAAFKIGRLTGRTHVVSTAGGFHGRTMGSLALTGQPAKQDPFRPLPGDVTYVPYGDTEALRKAVTTDTAFVILEPVQGENGVIVPPAGYLQEAREITAATGTLLVLDEIQTGIGRTGHWLESQAQGVVDADIVTLAKGLGGGLPIGATLAYGKAAELLTPGAHGSTFSGNPVVCAAALAVLDTIEADGLLDHVKRAGERLRDGIEALGHPLVGSVRGAGLLLGIVLSGPHAPKVQQAAQDAGLLVNAVAPDVVRLAPPLIVSDAEVDTFLQKLPGVLDAAGEAADGERRAGD from the coding sequence ATGACGGCCGGCGTGACCAACACGGACCTCACCCGGCGCTGGCAGGGCGCCATGATGGACAACTTCGGCACGCCCCGCGTCCCCCTGGTGCGCGGCGAGGGGACCAGGGTCTGGGACGCCGACGGCGCCGAGTACCTGGACTTCCTCGGCGGCATCGCGGTCAACGCGCTGGGCCACGCCCACCCGGCCGTCGTCCGCGCCGTCTCCGACCAGGTCGCCACCCTCGGGCACGTCTCGAACTTCTTCGTCGCCGAGCCCACCGTGGCGCTCGCCGAGCGGCTGCTGAGCATCGCCGGCGGCCGTCCAGGACGGGTGTACTTCTCCAACTCCGGCGCCGAGGCCAACGAGGCCGCCTTCAAGATCGGCCGGCTCACCGGCCGGACCCACGTCGTCTCCACGGCCGGCGGCTTCCACGGCCGGACCATGGGCTCCCTCGCGCTGACCGGCCAGCCCGCCAAGCAGGACCCCTTCCGGCCGCTGCCCGGCGACGTGACGTACGTGCCGTACGGCGACACCGAGGCGCTGCGGAAGGCCGTCACCACCGACACCGCCTTCGTGATCCTGGAGCCGGTGCAGGGCGAGAACGGCGTCATCGTGCCCCCGGCCGGATACCTCCAGGAAGCCCGCGAGATCACCGCCGCCACCGGCACCCTGCTCGTCCTGGACGAGATCCAGACCGGCATCGGCCGGACCGGGCACTGGCTGGAGTCCCAGGCCCAGGGCGTCGTCGACGCCGACATCGTCACGCTCGCCAAGGGGCTGGGCGGCGGGCTGCCGATCGGCGCGACCCTCGCGTACGGCAAGGCCGCCGAGCTGCTCACGCCGGGCGCGCACGGCTCCACCTTCAGCGGCAACCCGGTCGTCTGCGCGGCCGCGCTGGCCGTCCTGGACACCATCGAGGCGGACGGGCTGCTGGACCATGTGAAGCGGGCGGGGGAGCGGCTGCGGGACGGGATCGAGGCCCTGGGTCACCCGCTCGTCGGCTCGGTCCGCGGTGCGGGCCTGCTGCTGGGTATCGTCTTGAGCGGGCCGCATGCGCCGAAGGTGCAGCAGGCCGCTCAGGACGCGGGTCTCCTGGTGAACGCCGTCGCGCCGGACGTGGTCCGGCTCGCACCGCCGCTGATCGTCTCCGACGCTGAGGTGGACACGTTCCTCCAGAAGCTCCCCGGCGTCCTGGACGCGGCAGGCGAGGCGGCCGACGGGGAACGACGAGCCGGAGACTGA
- the argB gene encoding acetylglutamate kinase → MSEPTTARKHTALPKARILIEALPWLTRHHGKTVVIKFGGNAMVDEELKAAFAQDVVFLRHAGLRPVVVHGGGPQISKQLDKLGIESEFKGGLRVTTPEAMDVVRMVLAGQVQRELVGLLNQHGPLAVGMTGEDAHLMTATKHYADIDGELVDIGRVGEISAIDVGAVQALLDDGRIPVISSVARSADDGHVYNVNADTAAAALAAALNAETLMVLTDVEGLYEDWPNSDEVISRLTATELEKLLPDLASGMVPKMRGCLHAVRNGVHTARVIDGRVQHSILLEIFTDEGIGTMVVPDAKEHTDDEGAAA, encoded by the coding sequence ATGAGCGAACCGACCACCGCACGCAAACACACCGCGCTGCCCAAGGCCCGCATCCTCATCGAGGCGCTGCCCTGGCTCACCCGGCACCACGGGAAGACCGTCGTCATCAAGTTCGGCGGCAACGCCATGGTCGACGAGGAGCTGAAGGCCGCCTTCGCGCAGGACGTCGTGTTCCTGCGGCACGCGGGGCTGCGCCCGGTCGTCGTGCACGGCGGCGGCCCGCAGATCAGCAAGCAGCTGGACAAGCTCGGCATCGAGTCGGAGTTCAAGGGCGGGCTGCGGGTCACCACGCCCGAGGCCATGGACGTCGTACGGATGGTGCTGGCCGGGCAGGTCCAGCGCGAGCTGGTCGGGCTGCTCAACCAGCACGGGCCGCTCGCCGTCGGCATGACCGGCGAGGACGCCCACCTGATGACCGCCACCAAGCACTACGCCGACATCGACGGCGAGCTGGTGGACATCGGCCGGGTCGGCGAGATCTCCGCCATCGACGTGGGCGCCGTCCAGGCGCTGCTGGACGACGGCCGCATCCCGGTGATCTCCTCCGTCGCCCGGAGCGCGGACGACGGACACGTGTACAACGTGAACGCCGACACCGCCGCAGCGGCGCTCGCCGCCGCGCTGAACGCCGAGACCCTGATGGTCCTCACGGACGTCGAGGGCCTGTACGAGGACTGGCCGAACAGCGACGAGGTCATCTCCCGGCTCACCGCCACCGAGCTGGAGAAGCTGCTGCCGGACCTGGCCAGCGGCATGGTGCCCAAGATGCGCGGCTGCCTGCACGCGGTACGCAACGGCGTGCACACCGCCCGGGTGATCGACGGGCGGGTCCAGCACTCGATCCTGCTGGAGATCTTCACCGACGAGGGCATCGGCACGATGGTCGTGCCGGACGCCAAGGAGCACACGGACGACGAGGGGGCGGCAGCATGA
- the argJ gene encoding bifunctional glutamate N-acetyltransferase/amino-acid acetyltransferase ArgJ, with protein MTVTAAKGFTAAGIAAGIKENGNADLALVVNNGPRLAAAGVFTANRVKAAPVLWSQQVLKAGQLSAVVLNSGGANACTGPKGFQDTHATAEKVAESLNTAGLDDTGGHAPGMVAVCSTGLIGELLPMDKVLRGVDKAVAQLSPHGGEKAAIAIKTTDSVHKTAFAERDGWVVGGMAKGAGMLAPGLATMLVVLTTDADVPAEELDTALRAATRTTFDRVDSDGCMSTNDTVLLLASGASGVSPAYDDFAEAVREVCDDLARQLIGDAEGASKDIRIEVVNAASEDDAVEVGRSIARNNLLKCAIHGEDPNWGRVLSAIGTTSAVFEPDQLNVAINDVWVCKNGSVGEDRDLVDMRYREVRITADLAAGSESAVIWANDLTADYVHENSAYSS; from the coding sequence GTGACGGTAACGGCAGCCAAGGGATTCACGGCGGCGGGCATCGCCGCCGGGATCAAGGAGAACGGGAACGCGGACCTCGCCCTCGTGGTGAACAACGGCCCGCGACTGGCCGCCGCCGGCGTCTTCACCGCCAACCGCGTCAAGGCGGCGCCGGTCCTCTGGTCCCAGCAGGTGCTCAAGGCCGGTCAGCTCAGCGCCGTCGTGCTGAACTCCGGCGGGGCGAACGCCTGCACCGGGCCGAAGGGCTTCCAGGACACGCACGCGACCGCGGAGAAGGTCGCCGAATCGCTCAACACCGCGGGGCTCGACGACACGGGCGGGCACGCCCCCGGCATGGTCGCGGTCTGCTCGACCGGCCTCATCGGCGAGCTGCTGCCCATGGACAAGGTGCTGCGCGGCGTCGACAAGGCGGTCGCCCAGCTGAGCCCGCACGGCGGCGAGAAGGCCGCCATCGCGATCAAGACCACCGACAGCGTGCACAAGACCGCGTTCGCCGAGCGGGACGGCTGGGTCGTCGGCGGCATGGCCAAGGGCGCGGGCATGCTCGCGCCGGGCCTGGCCACGATGCTCGTCGTGCTCACGACCGACGCCGACGTGCCGGCCGAGGAGCTGGACACGGCGCTGCGGGCCGCCACCCGTACGACCTTCGACCGCGTCGACTCCGACGGCTGCATGTCGACCAACGACACCGTGCTGCTGCTCGCCTCGGGCGCGTCCGGCGTCTCCCCGGCGTACGACGACTTCGCCGAGGCCGTGCGGGAGGTCTGCGACGACCTCGCCCGGCAGCTCATCGGCGACGCCGAGGGCGCCAGCAAGGACATCCGCATCGAGGTGGTCAACGCCGCGAGCGAGGACGACGCCGTCGAGGTCGGCCGGTCCATCGCGCGGAACAACCTGCTCAAGTGCGCCATCCACGGTGAGGACCCCAACTGGGGCCGGGTGCTGTCCGCCATCGGCACCACCTCCGCCGTCTTCGAGCCGGACCAGCTGAACGTCGCGATCAACGACGTCTGGGTCTGCAAGAACGGCTCGGTGGGGGAGGACCGCGACCTGGTCGACATGCGCTACCGGGAGGTCCGCATCACCGCCGACCTCGCCGCCGGGTCCGAGTCCGCCGTCATCTGGGCCAACGACCTCACCGCCGACTACGTCCACGAGAACAGCGCGTACTCCTCATGA
- the argC gene encoding N-acetyl-gamma-glutamyl-phosphate reductase, translating to MTVRAAVAGASGYAGGEVLRLLLAHPEVEIGALTGNSNAGQRLGALQPHLLPLADRVLAPTTTEALAGHDVVFLALPHGQSAAVAEELGPDVLVVDCGADFRLKDAADWEKYYGSPHAGTWPYGLPELPGARAALEGSKRIAVPGCYPTAVSLALFPAYAAGLAEPEAVIVAASGTSGAGKAAKPHLLGSEVMGSMSPYGVGGVHRHTPEMIQNLSAAAGEPVSVSFTPTLAPMPRGILATCTAKAKPGLTAEDLRAAYEKAFGDEPFVQLLPEGQWPATAAVYGSNAAQLQVAYDAAAGRIIVICALDNLAKGTAGGAVQSMNIALGLPEDTGLSTIGVAP from the coding sequence ATGACTGTACGAGCGGCGGTGGCCGGGGCCAGCGGATACGCGGGCGGCGAAGTCCTGCGTCTGCTGCTGGCGCACCCCGAGGTCGAGATCGGTGCGCTGACCGGCAACTCCAACGCGGGCCAGCGGCTCGGCGCGCTCCAGCCGCACCTGCTGCCGCTGGCGGACCGGGTGCTGGCGCCGACCACCACCGAGGCGCTGGCCGGGCACGACGTCGTCTTTCTCGCGCTGCCGCACGGGCAGTCGGCGGCCGTGGCCGAGGAGCTGGGCCCGGACGTGCTGGTCGTGGACTGCGGCGCCGACTTCCGGCTGAAGGACGCGGCGGACTGGGAGAAGTACTACGGCTCCCCGCACGCCGGTACCTGGCCGTACGGCCTCCCCGAGCTTCCCGGGGCGCGCGCCGCGCTGGAGGGGTCCAAGCGCATCGCCGTCCCGGGGTGTTACCCCACCGCCGTCTCGCTCGCGCTGTTCCCGGCGTACGCGGCGGGGCTGGCCGAGCCGGAGGCCGTGATCGTCGCGGCGTCCGGTACCTCGGGCGCGGGCAAGGCGGCCAAGCCGCACCTGCTCGGCTCCGAGGTGATGGGGTCGATGAGCCCGTACGGCGTCGGCGGCGTGCACCGGCACACCCCGGAGATGATCCAGAACCTCAGCGCCGCGGCCGGCGAGCCGGTCAGCGTGTCCTTCACGCCGACCCTCGCGCCCATGCCCCGCGGCATCCTCGCGACCTGCACGGCCAAGGCGAAGCCGGGGCTGACCGCGGAGGACCTGCGCGCCGCGTACGAGAAGGCCTTCGGCGACGAGCCCTTCGTGCAGCTGCTGCCCGAGGGGCAGTGGCCGGCCACCGCCGCCGTCTACGGCTCGAACGCGGCACAGCTCCAGGTCGCGTACGACGCGGCCGCCGGGCGGATCATCGTGATCTGCGCGCTCGACAACCTCGCGAAGGGTACGGCCGGAGGCGCCGTACAGAGCATGAACATCGCCCTCGGGCTCCCCGAGGACACGGGACTTTCCACGATCGGAGTCGCGCCGTGA
- a CDS encoding nuclear transport factor 2 family protein, whose amino-acid sequence MDGQPPPDPQEPGCDVAEALIGLTADWAAALVAGDAARIAGFMAEEWVSVSSSGIAPREQFLSLVESGELTHSAMRYLGPPRVRVHGDTALVTGRITNTAHYRGERLDADEWTTDVFVRRDGRWQCVLTHLTAAAPDRPGAQD is encoded by the coding sequence GTGGACGGACAGCCTCCCCCCGACCCGCAGGAACCGGGCTGTGACGTGGCGGAAGCGCTCATCGGGCTCACCGCTGACTGGGCGGCTGCCCTCGTCGCCGGTGACGCCGCGCGCATCGCCGGCTTCATGGCCGAGGAATGGGTGAGCGTCTCCTCGTCGGGCATCGCGCCGAGGGAGCAGTTCCTGTCGCTCGTCGAGTCCGGCGAGCTGACGCACTCGGCGATGCGCTACCTCGGCCCGCCCCGGGTCCGCGTCCACGGCGACACCGCGCTCGTCACCGGAAGGATCACGAACACGGCCCACTACCGGGGCGAGCGCCTCGACGCGGACGAGTGGACGACGGACGTGTTCGTACGACGGGACGGCCGCTGGCAGTGCGTCCTGACCCACCTCACGGCCGCGGCCCCGGACCGGCCGGGTGCACAGGACTGA
- a CDS encoding TIGR03564 family F420-dependent LLM class oxidoreductase — protein MTVGVAIDATRSGNQIDATVQLAEEAAAAGLRSAWFGQTFGADSPQLAALAGRAAPGLEVGTSAIPVFGRHPLTVASQALTAQAATHGRYHLGIALGTKLLTETGFGLPFERPVARLREFLTALRQLTTTGTADFHGELLTAATPIPARVPGADAGVPLLVAAMGPQALRASGELADGILPYLAGPRALAEHIVPAVTAAAEAAGRPAPRIVALVPGVVTDDADAVRETVTEQLAFYEQVPSYARVIELSGGKRAADVAVIGDERTVADEVRRYRDAGATEVVLTGTEIAGAADRRRTWQLLGQLAG, from the coding sequence ATGACAGTCGGAGTAGCAATCGACGCGACAAGGTCCGGCAACCAGATCGACGCCACCGTGCAGTTGGCCGAAGAGGCGGCGGCCGCGGGCCTGCGGTCCGCCTGGTTCGGCCAGACCTTCGGCGCCGACTCACCACAGCTCGCGGCGCTCGCCGGGCGGGCGGCCCCCGGCCTCGAGGTGGGCACGTCCGCGATCCCCGTCTTCGGACGGCACCCCCTGACCGTCGCGAGCCAGGCCCTGACCGCCCAGGCGGCCACGCACGGCCGTTACCACCTCGGCATCGCCCTCGGCACCAAGCTCCTGACCGAGACGGGCTTCGGCCTCCCCTTCGAACGCCCCGTCGCCCGGCTCCGGGAATTCCTCACCGCGCTGCGGCAGCTGACCACGACCGGCACCGCCGACTTCCACGGCGAGCTGCTCACCGCGGCCACCCCGATCCCGGCCCGCGTACCGGGCGCCGACGCCGGCGTACCGCTGCTCGTCGCCGCGATGGGCCCGCAGGCGCTGCGGGCCAGCGGGGAACTGGCGGACGGGATCCTGCCGTACCTCGCGGGGCCGCGCGCGCTCGCCGAGCACATCGTCCCGGCCGTCACCGCGGCGGCGGAGGCCGCCGGGCGCCCCGCGCCCCGCATCGTGGCGCTCGTGCCCGGCGTGGTCACCGACGACGCCGACGCCGTGCGCGAGACGGTCACCGAGCAGCTCGCCTTCTACGAGCAGGTCCCCTCCTACGCCCGGGTCATCGAGCTGTCGGGCGGCAAGCGCGCCGCCGACGTCGCGGTGATCGGCGACGAGCGGACGGTCGCCGACGAGGTGCGCCGCTACCGCGACGCCGGGGCGACGGAGGTGGTCCTCACCGGCACGGAGATCGCCGGTGCCGCCGACCGGCGCCGGACCTGGCAGCTCCTGGGACAGCTGGCGGGCTGA
- a CDS encoding GNAT family N-acetyltransferase: protein MSSTSSPFSDALHEAFFALHHGLPRQGPGSDATTRRLLRSARPLPQHPRVLDLGCGPGRSALLLAAEAGAQVTCVDLHQPFLDELTAAAARRGLGSRITTVNCSMDRLPFPDHAFDLVWAEGSAYVVGFEAALRGWRRLLAPDGALVVTEPEWSVPAPSPRARAFWDAAYPLRTAAENTALAEAAGYRVDARLPQPDSDWWAEYYDPLAERIAAADPERPGMAQALAGAREEIALRREHGGEYDYAGYVLRPHPAPGTAAGWLTRPEAPGDAAAVRAVDLAAFPTPEEAGIVDALRADPGAWLDGLSLVVQAPDGTLAGHALLTRCHVGGHPALALAPVAVLPAHQRRGAGSAVIRAALEAARAAGEHLVLVLGHPEYYPRFGFAPASRWGIRAPFEVPDEAMMALPLDAARPVPGGVIRYPAALGG from the coding sequence TTGTCTTCTACTTCCTCACCTTTCTCCGACGCCCTCCACGAGGCGTTCTTCGCGCTGCACCACGGGCTGCCCAGGCAGGGACCCGGGTCGGACGCCACCACCCGGCGGCTGCTCCGGTCGGCGAGACCGCTGCCGCAGCACCCGCGCGTACTGGACCTGGGCTGCGGCCCCGGCCGCTCCGCGCTGCTGCTGGCAGCCGAGGCCGGTGCCCAGGTCACCTGCGTCGACCTGCACCAGCCCTTCCTCGACGAGCTGACCGCCGCCGCTGCCCGGCGCGGCCTGGGCTCGCGGATCACCACGGTCAACTGCTCCATGGACCGCCTGCCCTTCCCCGACCATGCCTTCGACCTGGTCTGGGCGGAGGGCTCGGCGTACGTCGTCGGCTTCGAGGCCGCACTGCGCGGCTGGCGCCGGCTCCTGGCGCCGGACGGTGCCCTGGTCGTCACCGAGCCCGAGTGGTCCGTCCCCGCCCCGTCCCCGCGGGCACGGGCCTTCTGGGACGCCGCGTACCCACTGCGTACCGCCGCGGAGAACACCGCGCTCGCCGAGGCGGCCGGATACCGGGTCGACGCCCGTCTGCCCCAGCCGGACAGCGACTGGTGGGCGGAGTACTACGACCCGCTCGCCGAGCGGATCGCGGCGGCCGACCCGGAGCGGCCCGGCATGGCACAGGCGCTGGCCGGGGCCCGGGAGGAGATCGCCCTCCGCCGGGAGCACGGCGGCGAGTACGACTACGCGGGCTACGTCCTGCGCCCCCACCCGGCCCCCGGGACCGCCGCCGGATGGCTCACCCGTCCCGAAGCACCGGGTGACGCCGCCGCCGTCCGCGCGGTCGACCTCGCCGCCTTCCCCACCCCGGAGGAGGCCGGCATCGTCGACGCGCTGCGCGCCGATCCCGGTGCGTGGCTCGACGGCCTGTCCCTGGTGGTCCAGGCGCCCGACGGCACGCTCGCCGGGCACGCGCTGCTCACCCGCTGCCATGTCGGCGGTCACCCCGCGCTCGCGCTCGCGCCCGTCGCGGTGCTCCCCGCCCACCAGCGGCGGGGCGCCGGCTCGGCCGTGATCCGCGCCGCGCTGGAGGCCGCCCGCGCGGCCGGGGAGCACCTGGTGCTGGTCCTGGGGCACCCGGAGTACTACCCCAGGTTCGGCTTCGCGCCCGCCTCCCGCTGGGGCATCAGGGCGCCGTTCGAGGTGCCGGACGAGGCGATGATGGCCCTTCCGCTCGATGCGGCCCGGCCGGTCCCCGGCGGGGTGATCCGGTACCCGGCCGCCCTCGGGGGCTGA